CCTCAAGATGCCTCTCCGCAACACCCGCCTCTCCTCAACAACTGCCCAAACAACGCCGTTATGCAAAGAGTTGATATCCACGACAAGAAGCCGCCTGGGCTGATATGGCGTCACCTCTCTATAAAAGATGAGCGCCACGTTAAAGCTCATCATGTTGCTACCCCTCCTCTTGCCTACCCATGCTAAGGCTAATTTCAATTGGCCCCCCTCCCTTATCCGCTCCTCAATCCACTTGATCTCCGTCTTCTTCAGCTTAATCGTGATGGTGTTGTTACGCTGGCCGCTCCACTTCCTCACCTTAACCGCCTTCTCTGACAGATCTACAAGGACGCCGCGGCTGTTGTCGCCCGCGTTTTTGCCAAACCTCAACTCTGTATTGAAAGGAAGCGGCACCCTCCACACGCCGCTCTTCAACCCGTTTGTAGGCAGAAGCTTCATCGCGTGTTTTAGCTCAATGGCGAAGTACTTCAACGGATTCTGCTCTGGCATAGGTGACTTGAATCCGCTCTTGTACCACTCCGTCGTCCATTGTCTAAACCTCTCCTGCACCTCTAGAAACTTTGCCAGTTGCTCAGGCGGGATTTCCTCCACCCTCCTCTTTATCACCAGTGTTCGGTAGCCCATGTCCCGCTACACACACCTCCACACGTGGAAGTGACAGTCCTCCTCTCTAAGCCGCCGCATCGCAGACGGCAGGTGGCGGCTTGTCCATATACGCCTCTGGAGCCGCGCCGCTGACGTCTCTGATAGGCGCCACTGCTAGAAGCGTAGAGGCGTTGGCCAGCGGGGCGCCCAAAGGCCTGGCGTATTTCGCCATGGACACGGGCTCCTACACCGGCTTGCCCCGGCGTCTCGCCTTGGGGAGGGGGGCGGCCTCCTCGGCCTCCTCTCGGCGTACGGCGGGCTGAAGACCGCGTGGAGCCACGCCTCCCACATCTCCGCCAGCCGCCTCCTCCGCGTGTAGGCCAGGATGATGAAGACGTCGGCCCTAAGCCCCCTCCTTGCCGCAGAGGAGTGCCCCCGGAGGTGCATGTA
The sequence above is drawn from the Pyrobaculum ferrireducens genome and encodes:
- a CDS encoding RNA-guided endonuclease InsQ/TnpB family protein — translated: MGYRTLVIKRRVEEIPPEQLAKFLEVQERFRQWTTEWYKSGFKSPMPEQNPLKYFAIELKHAMKLLPTNGLKSGVWRVPLPFNTELRFGKNAGDNSRGVLVDLSEKAVKVRKWSGQRNNTITIKLKKTEIKWIEERIREGGQLKLALAWVGKRRGSNMMSFNVALIFYREVTPYQPRRLLVVDINSLHNGVVWAVVEERRVLRRGILRPDLAHIGRLEREAARLESLCATKGGAYCRRAVELKSRLWRLWRQWTVEAAKKIAKLAIQYKAAVVVDKPMNESIQELKESGTVARRNKIYLNVGRFVKRLRELAEWYGVPYREERLYSTICPVCGAKMEELPNRRVKCKCGFEANRDEVPIHWAQKRYREIIPLFSTTHYIQLFPIHFT